In Actinomycetota bacterium, the sequence CGCCGCCCGACCGTCGCTCCGCCCGCCTGGCAGAGACCGCCCGCCAGCTCGGCATCGACGGCATCGACGCCGTCCACGTCGCCGACGTCGTGTTCGTCGACGGCTCGCTCGGGCCTGGCGGCCTCGACCGCCTCCACTCCGTGCTCGTCGACCCCGAGCTCGAGTCGGGGAGCTGGGCGGTTCCCGCACCTGTGGGCCGCCTGGTAGAGGTGGCGCTGCACCCCGGCGTCACCGATGCCGACGCGGCGGCGGTCGGCGAGGCGGCGACGCTGCTCGGAGTGCCTGTACGCCACGTAGCCACGGGACGCAGCTACGAAATCGAGGGCTCCGTCGACGACGCGGGGCTCGAGCGCCTCGTGCGGCGATTGCTCGCGAACCCGGTGATCGAGCGCTGGACCGTCGATTCCCCGATCGAGCCCCACCATGCGCCCGAGCTCGCCCCCACACCGGCGGTGGAGCGCTATGCCACCGATGCTTCCGCCTTGGCGGCGGCCAACGTCGAGCGCTCGATGTACCTCGACCAGGCCGAGCTCGAGGCGATCGGCGAGCACTTCGCCCGAGAGGGGCGCCCGGCCACCGACGTCGAGTTGGAGGCGCTGGCCCAGACCTGGAGCGAGCACTGCGCCCACAAGAGCTTCCGGGCGGCGATCACCACCACCGACGGCGCCGAGCACGAGCCGCTGCTGCGCCGGCTGCGGGAGACGACCGAGCTGCTCGCCGCACCGTTCGTGGTCAGCGCCTTCGACGGCAACGCCGGCATCGTGCAGTTCGAGCCCGGGCGCACCATCGCCCTGAAGTGCGAGACGCACAACCACCCGTCGGCGGTCGAGCCCTTCGGCGGCGCGAACACCGGGGTCGGCGGCGTGATCCGCGACGTGCTCGGCGCCGCGCACCGCCCGATCGCGTGCACCGACATCCTCTGCTTCGGGCCTGCCGACACACCTCCCGACTCGCTGCCCGAAGGCGTGCTGCACCCGCTGCGCATCCGCGAGGGTGTGGTCGACGGTGTCGCCGACTACGGCAACAAGATCGGGCTGCCGACCGTGGCCGGGGCGGTGTGGTACGACCCCGCCTACACCGCCAACCCGCTCGTCTTCTGCGGCTGCATCGGCGAAGCGGGCGACGACGAGCCGGCGCTCACCGGCCCGCATCCGGGAGACCACGTGGTGGTGCTCGGCGGGCGCACCGGGCGCGACGGCATCCGCGGCGCGACGTTCTCCAGCGCGACGATGGACGCGACCACCGGCGAGGTCGCGGGGGCGAGCGTGCAGATCGGCGACCCGATCACCGAGAAGCTGCTGATCGACGTGCTCGCCGGTGCTCGCCACCTGTACTCGGCGATCACCGACTGTGGCGCCGGCGGCTTGTCGTCGGCGGTCGGTGAGATGGCCGAGGGCGTCGGTGCCGAAGTGCACCTCGACGTCGTGCCGCTCAAGTACCCCGGCCTCGCGCCGTGGGAGATCTGGCTGTCCGAGGCCCAGGAGCGGATGGTGCTCGCCGTGCCCCCGGAGCGCCTCGCCATGCTGAACGAGCGCTGCGCGGCCCACGGCGTGGAGCTGACCGAGCTCGGCCGGTTCACCGGCGACGGGCGCCTCGTCGTGCGTCACCAGGGCGAGGTGGTGCTCGATCTCGACACCAAGTTCTTGCACGACGGGCGTCCGCAGCGCTCGCTCACCGCCGAGATGCCCCGCCCGCACCGGGTCGAGCCCGAGGGCGCTGGCGATCGCCGCCGGCACGCCGTTCCCGACGCCGACGGCGCCGCCGACGTGCTGGTCGCCCTGCTCGCCCACCCGAACATCGCGTCGAAGGGCGCGATCGTGCATCGCTACGACCACGAGATCCTGGGGCGCACGGTGGTCCGCCCGTGGTGCGGTCCGGGCTTCGACGGGCCGTCGGACGCGGTGGTGCTCGCCGACCCCGAGCTCGGCCACGGCCTCGCCGTCGGCGTCGGCGTGAACCCGTGGTTCGGCGAGCTCGACGCGCAGCACATGGCGTGGGCGGTGGTCGACGAGGCTATCCGCAACGTCGTCGCCGTCGGCGCCGATCCCGACCGGGTGGCGCTGCTCGACAACTTCTCCTGGGGCGACCCCCGCCGGCCGGCCACGTTCGGCCAGCTCGTCGCCGCCGTCGAAGGCTGCTGCGCGGCTGCCCTCACCTACCGGGCGCCGTTCGTGAGCGGCAAGGACTCGCTGAACAACGAGTACGTCGGCACCGACGGCGAGCGCCATGCGGTGCCTCCGACGCTCGTCGTCACCGCGGTCGCTCACCTGCCCGACGCCGCCGGCACCGTCTCCACGGCGCTCGTCGCACCGGGCAACCTGGTCGTGCTTCTCGGCAGCACCCGAGCCGAGCTCGGCGGCAGCCACCTCGACCGTGTGCTCGGCATCCACGACAGCCTGGAACCGGCGGCTTGCGTGGTGCCGGCTCCGGACCCTGGTGCACCGGAGCGGTACAGGGCACTGCACCGCGCGATGCGCGACGGTCTCGTGGCCGCCTGCCACGACGTCAGCGAGGGTGGGTTGGCGGTGGCCCTGGCCGAGATGGCGCTCGGCGGGCGCCTCGGCCTGGACGTGACCGCGACACCGCACCCCGATCCGCTCGTCGCCTGGTTCGCGGAGAGCAGCGGCCGGCTCGTGTGCGAGGTCGCGCCGGAGCACCTCGCCCGGTTCACCGCCACCGTCGGCGAGCCGGTGCTCGTCCTCGGCTCGGTCACCGCCGAGCAAGTCGTGGCTCTGCCCGGGGTTCGCCCGCTCGCTATCGACGTGATCGCCGGCGCGTTCGGCGCCACCGAGCCGGAGGTGATCCCGTGAGCCGGCCGCTGGCGCTCGTCGTGGCGGCCCCGGGGACGAACCGCGACGCAGATGTGTCGCTCGCGCTCGACCTGGCCGGCGCCGAGCCGCGGGTGGTGCTGCTCGCCGAGCTGCTCGCTGACCCGAAGCTGCTCCGTGCCGCCCGCATGCTGGTGCTGCCCGGTGGCTTCTCCCACGCCGACTCGCTCGGCGCGGGGCGGATGTTCGGGCTGCGCCTTTCGCTCGGCCTCGGCGAGCTGCTGCACGGGTTCGTCGCCGACGGTCGCCCGGTGATCGGCATCTGCAACGGCTTCCAGGTGCTCGTGCGCACCGGCCTGCTGCCGGGCCACGGGCTGCACGCCGCGCTCGGGCCGAACTCCGGTGGACACTTCGACTGTCGCTGGGTGCGCTTGGCACCAGCGTCGCGGCGCTGCATCTGGACCGCCCCGCTGCTCGACGGCCCAGGCGGCGGTGCCGGCGCCGACGCCGAGATCCACTGCCCGATCGCCCACGGCGAGGGGCGGTTCGCGTGTGACGCCACGACGCTCGACGCGCTGCGCGCCAACGACCAAGTCGCGCTCACGTACGCCAGCGCGAACCCGAACGGCTCGCTCGCCGACATCGCCGGCATCTGCGACCCGACGGGGTTGGTGCTCGGGCTGATGCCGCACCCCGAGAACCACGTCCTGCCCCGCCAGCACCCGCTCGCGCAGCGCGGCCAGGGTCGGGGCTCGGGGCTGGCGCTCTTCCACAACGGCGTCTCCCATGCGAAGGAGCTCTGAGGGCGATGGCGGAGACACCCACCGCAGCTTGGCCGCACGAAGCGTTCACCGAGTGCGAGCTCGCGCTGCCCGACCGCCGCGAGGGCAAGGTGCGCGTGTCGTACGCGCTCGCCGGCGGCCGGCGGCTGTTCGTCACCACCGATCGGCTGTCGGCTTTCGACCGCGTGCTCGCCGGGGTGCCGTACAAGGGCCAGGCGCTCAACCAGCTCGCGGCGTGGTGGTTCTGCAACACCGCCGACATCGTCGCCAACCACTTCGTCGAAACCCCCGACCCGAACGCGACGGTCGCCCTCGCGGCGCAGACGCTGCCGGTCGAGGTGGTCGTGCGCGGCCACATCACCGGGGTCACCTCCACCTCGCTCTGGCGCCTGTACGCCGACGGAGCCAGGGTGCTCTACGGCCACACCCTGCCCGACGGGATGCGCAAGAACGAGCCGCTCCCCCGTCCGCTCGTCACCCCCACCACCAAGGCCGAAGCCGGGACAGGACACGACACCCCGATCACCTGCGCCGAGGTCGCCGAGCGCAACCTCGTCGCCGCTCACGTGTGGGACGAGGTGCAGGCCGCGGCGCTCGCCCTGTTCGACCGTGGCCGCACCGTGGCCGCGCAGGCGGGGTTGATCCTGGCCGACACCAAGTACGAGTTCGGCATCGGTGCCGACGGCCAGGTGCTGCTGATCGACGAGATGCACACGCCGGATTCCAGCCGCTACTGGATCGCCGCCGACTACGCAGAGCGCCTCTCCGCCGGCCGTGAGCCCGAGAGCCTCGACAAGGAGCCGGTGCGCCGCGCGCTCGCCGATGCCGGCTACACGGGCGACGGCGCCCCGCCGCCCCTCGACGACGAGGTGTGGACCGCCACATCGCGCCGCTACGTCGAGGCGTACGAGCGCCTCACCGCCACGCCGTTCGTCCCCGGGGCTTACCCGGTGCTGCCCCGCCTCGTCGCCAACCTGCAGGAGCACGATCTGCTTTGACCGCCGACCACTCCCCGATCGCCGATCACCCGCACGAGGAGTGCGGCGTCGTCGGCATCTCCACCCCGCACGGCGAGGGCGTCGCCCAGCTCGCGTTCTTCGGTCTGTTCGCGCTGCAGCACCGCGGCCAAGAGGCCGCCGGGCTGGCGGTGAGCGACGGCCAGAGGGTGCGCATCCACAAAGACGCCGGCCTCGTCGCGAACGTCTTCACCCCCGAGGCGCTGGCACCGCTGTCCGGCTACCACGCGATCGGCCACACCCGCTACAGCACCACCGGGTCGAGCGCCGCCCGCAACGTGCAGCCGTTCCTCGTCGAGACGATGCACGGCCCGCTCGCGCTCGCCCACAACGGCAACATCGTGAACGCCGTCGCGTTGCGCGACGAGCTTCTCTCCCGTGGGTTCGGGCTCACCGCGACGAGCGACACCGAGGTGCTCACGCTGATGCTCGCCGCCGCGGGCGGACGCACGTGGGAGGAACGCCTGGAGCGCACCGTGCCCGCCTGGAAGGGCGCTTACAGCTTGGTGATGCTCGCCGGCGACCGGGTGATCGCCGCCCGTGACCCGTGGGGCTTCCGGCCTCTGTCCGTCGGCCGTCTCCCCCACGGCGGCCATGCAGTGGCCAGTGAGACGTGCGCGTTGACCACGCTCGGGTGCGTCGACATCACCGAGATCGAACCGGGTCAGATCGTCACGCTCCAGGGGGCCGAACTGCACCGGCGCCACAGCCTCACCCCGGGGGCCAACCGGGCGCGCTGCACGTTCGAGTTCGTCTACTTCTCCCGCCCCGACAGCGTGTGGGACGGGCGCAACGTGCACCACGTCCGCCAGCGCCTCGGCGAGGAGCTGGCCGGTGAATGGCCCGTCGACGCCGACGTCGTCATCCCCGTGCCCGACTCCTCGATCCCGGCCGCGATCGGTTACAGCCGGGCGAGCGGGATCCCGCACAACGACGGGCTGATCAAGAACCGCTACATCGGGCGCACCTTCATCGAACCCACCCAGGACATGCGTGAGCGGGGCGTGGCGATGAAGTTCAACGCCCTCGGCGAGAACCTGGCCGGCAAGCGCGTGGTGATGATCGACGACTCGCTGGTGCGTGGCACCACGGCCGGCCCGCTGGTGCGCCTCGTGCGTGAGGCCGGCGCCACCGAGGTTCACCTGCTGATCACGTGCCCTCCGATCACCCATGCCTGCCACTTCGGCGTCGACATGGGCCACGACGGAGACCTCATGGCCGCGCGCCTGACCGTCGACGAGATGCGCCAGCACATCGGCGCCGACAGCCTCGGGTTCTTGTCGCTCGAAGGCATGATGCGCGCCGTCGGCAGCGACGCCGGTCCAGACGGCGGCTACTGCAACGCCTGCTTCACCGGGCGATACCCGATCGACGTCGGTGACGCCGGCGCCAAGCTCGGCTTCGAGGGGGTGCTCGCCTGATGCGCGTGCTCGTCGTCGGCACGGGGGGACGTGAGCACGCCATCGCCTGGGCGTGCCGGCGCCACGGCCACAGCGTGACGATGGCTCCCGATCTGCCCGGCGACGCCGGCCCGGCGGTGTTCGATCTCGTCATCCCCGGCCCGGAGGCCGCGCTCGCCGCAGGCGTCGCCAACGAGTGCGCCCGGCGGGGCCTGGCGTGCTTCGGCCCGACGGCCGAGCTGGCCCGGCTCGAATCGTCGAAGGGGTTCACCCGTGCGCTCACGGCGCAACTCGGCATCCCCTCACCCGCGTTCGCCACCTTCGACGACGCCGACAAGGCGCTCGAATGGTGGCAGGGCTCCGGGCTTGACGTGGTCGTCAAGCTCGACGGCCTGGCCGCCGGCAAGGGCGTCGTGGTGCCCGAGGGCGCGCCCGAGACCGAGGCCGCGATCCGAGCGCTCGTCGCCGACGGCCCGATCGTGCTCGAAGAGCGGCTCCACGGCCCGGAGTGCTCGCTGCTCGCCCTGTGCGACGGCCGCACGGCGCG encodes:
- a CDS encoding phosphoribosylformylglycinamidine synthase subunit PurQ produces the protein MALVVAAPGTNRDADVSLALDLAGAEPRVVLLAELLADPKLLRAARMLVLPGGFSHADSLGAGRMFGLRLSLGLGELLHGFVADGRPVIGICNGFQVLVRTGLLPGHGLHAALGPNSGGHFDCRWVRLAPASRRCIWTAPLLDGPGGGAGADAEIHCPIAHGEGRFACDATTLDALRANDQVALTYASANPNGSLADIAGICDPTGLVLGLMPHPENHVLPRQHPLAQRGQGRGSGLALFHNGVSHAKEL
- a CDS encoding amidophosphoribosyltransferase; the encoded protein is MADHPHEECGVVGISTPHGEGVAQLAFFGLFALQHRGQEAAGLAVSDGQRVRIHKDAGLVANVFTPEALAPLSGYHAIGHTRYSTTGSSAARNVQPFLVETMHGPLALAHNGNIVNAVALRDELLSRGFGLTATSDTEVLTLMLAAAGGRTWEERLERTVPAWKGAYSLVMLAGDRVIAARDPWGFRPLSVGRLPHGGHAVASETCALTTLGCVDITEIEPGQIVTLQGAELHRRHSLTPGANRARCTFEFVYFSRPDSVWDGRNVHHVRQRLGEELAGEWPVDADVVIPVPDSSIPAAIGYSRASGIPHNDGLIKNRYIGRTFIEPTQDMRERGVAMKFNALGENLAGKRVVMIDDSLVRGTTAGPLVRLVREAGATEVHLLITCPPITHACHFGVDMGHDGDLMAARLTVDEMRQHIGADSLGFLSLEGMMRAVGSDAGPDGGYCNACFTGRYPIDVGDAGAKLGFEGVLA
- the purL gene encoding phosphoribosylformylglycinamidine synthase subunit PurL; translated protein: MGEQHRLTIRPAPPDRRSARLAETARQLGIDGIDAVHVADVVFVDGSLGPGGLDRLHSVLVDPELESGSWAVPAPVGRLVEVALHPGVTDADAAAVGEAATLLGVPVRHVATGRSYEIEGSVDDAGLERLVRRLLANPVIERWTVDSPIEPHHAPELAPTPAVERYATDASALAAANVERSMYLDQAELEAIGEHFAREGRPATDVELEALAQTWSEHCAHKSFRAAITTTDGAEHEPLLRRLRETTELLAAPFVVSAFDGNAGIVQFEPGRTIALKCETHNHPSAVEPFGGANTGVGGVIRDVLGAAHRPIACTDILCFGPADTPPDSLPEGVLHPLRIREGVVDGVADYGNKIGLPTVAGAVWYDPAYTANPLVFCGCIGEAGDDEPALTGPHPGDHVVVLGGRTGRDGIRGATFSSATMDATTGEVAGASVQIGDPITEKLLIDVLAGARHLYSAITDCGAGGLSSAVGEMAEGVGAEVHLDVVPLKYPGLAPWEIWLSEAQERMVLAVPPERLAMLNERCAAHGVELTELGRFTGDGRLVVRHQGEVVLDLDTKFLHDGRPQRSLTAEMPRPHRVEPEGAGDRRRHAVPDADGAADVLVALLAHPNIASKGAIVHRYDHEILGRTVVRPWCGPGFDGPSDAVVLADPELGHGLAVGVGVNPWFGELDAQHMAWAVVDEAIRNVVAVGADPDRVALLDNFSWGDPRRPATFGQLVAAVEGCCAAALTYRAPFVSGKDSLNNEYVGTDGERHAVPPTLVVTAVAHLPDAAGTVSTALVAPGNLVVLLGSTRAELGGSHLDRVLGIHDSLEPAACVVPAPDPGAPERYRALHRAMRDGLVAACHDVSEGGLAVALAEMALGGRLGLDVTATPHPDPLVAWFAESSGRLVCEVAPEHLARFTATVGEPVLVLGSVTAEQVVALPGVRPLAIDVIAGAFGATEPEVIP
- a CDS encoding phosphoribosylaminoimidazolesuccinocarboxamide synthase; translation: MAETPTAAWPHEAFTECELALPDRREGKVRVSYALAGGRRLFVTTDRLSAFDRVLAGVPYKGQALNQLAAWWFCNTADIVANHFVETPDPNATVALAAQTLPVEVVVRGHITGVTSTSLWRLYADGARVLYGHTLPDGMRKNEPLPRPLVTPTTKAEAGTGHDTPITCAEVAERNLVAAHVWDEVQAAALALFDRGRTVAAQAGLILADTKYEFGIGADGQVLLIDEMHTPDSSRYWIAADYAERLSAGREPESLDKEPVRRALADAGYTGDGAPPPLDDEVWTATSRRYVEAYERLTATPFVPGAYPVLPRLVANLQEHDLL